A genome region from Trichocoleus sp. includes the following:
- the minE gene encoding cell division topological specificity factor MinE gives MLNQILDRIFSRGSTNSESSRVTARRRLQLVLAHDRADLSPAMVEKMREEILQVVSRYVEIDRLESEFVLESDQRTTALIANLPIKRVRAEAIGEAKLVDHMALDPEGKAEAQAEDAAELSQRTSEELPPLEL, from the coding sequence ATGCTCAATCAAATTCTCGATCGCATTTTCTCGCGCGGCAGCACCAATTCTGAGAGTAGTCGCGTGACTGCTAGAAGACGGTTGCAACTGGTTTTGGCACATGATCGAGCGGATCTGTCTCCGGCAATGGTTGAAAAAATGCGAGAAGAAATCTTGCAGGTTGTCTCGCGCTATGTTGAGATCGATCGCCTAGAGTCTGAGTTTGTTTTGGAAAGTGACCAGCGCACAACAGCCTTAATTGCCAACCTGCCGATTAAACGCGTCAGAGCAGAGGCGATCGGCGAAGCAAAATTGGTCGATCATATGGCACTCGATCCGGAGGGGAAAGCAGAGGCTCAGGCAGAGGATGCGGCTGAATTATCTCAACGCACCAGTGAAGAACTGCCGCCTCTAGAGCTTTAG